The proteins below come from a single Tachypleus tridentatus isolate NWPU-2018 chromosome 13, ASM421037v1, whole genome shotgun sequence genomic window:
- the LOC143239599 gene encoding uncharacterized protein LOC143239599 isoform X8, translated as MGPAMNYPEHPYENQMASHCQTAGYPTYQSSSPYRPHPVSPPAHAHQYNSPAAHQMHSGVPYGATPQMSLYGVAQSPYGHMGQDMYSSRHSLYSSSSTRSMQQAKSAWGDSGTGSDIMQSYGRPTKSAWGDSSTGPEIMQSYSRPTKSAWGDASTGPDIMQPYSRPASQPPVMTTPPHMPPPPMRSSPHATINSTGPPLPPPHFRQIHVGSSSPSSHPWHQSQIPSPGVLPSPRTTPSPLPAHSRSPGHGQPFSPPPAAPSPHHAATHPQPQKSTPSPPIVVCSTPNQQPLCNSPNSQGVSSDPLQSLQKMVMLDNDSVGSPISRASYDMANSQPTTPVTSRSGSYFSSVEQLAGCEPGSPFPTYYNLDQNRLSTPPHLVGSTATTSPYRQGSEATSPGARRPPIGNLNQDDSSSGAHINGDSQSTSSDGSHPPGRLSCGSLNGSQQYDPQHQGFVDCETTDLLEHKGDSSLNRKENGFSATEATFTTEDQHFENRECSKGIDSDSVTLGPQDDVNEKPLELSHGRKNMTFRESEFANGELEVSVDNLKQSSFLATCPRWNKTVDTYNCLPRGRGHFHGSGVGIGLQLKRSPRRRRSASGSLVNVISHYESDAIQNSPRRSPGRGRGRGRRRKCSGGGTIDNFTNDNQYGYYQNSFIHDDNRHLEPWHAISEQNGPISVHQPIKAGFFPGTSPAPSDSRGVQNSTAQIFSNNTPSPHLSVTPGALLPLGNSLQFPPKKKRGRPFGSKNKPKPPGMETKRKPGRKKKTEVLQSEAEQVSRGYKRRYFNGPYIHIDGTKEMPLSISIVNIPPKEDIKEVKNVKQRRQVLDSNIRKKLLVHISALSPMYDATTKDKTWVCALCQRGSHSRGLGDLFGPYYINEDQRPSSEEVPSVKPFSVIAEACETDHEEELELALTGRIEGKPKPEEEKEEFLRANISKKIKQCKKPCNVSETREDSELSQPDPVHTPSEEEVERKEFWVHEDCAVWSHGVYLMGQKIHGLAGAIEEASETVCSLCQMVGATIGCLNKGCPEQYHYICATETGCELDEGNYSLFCPKHKNKTEMPGES; from the exons ATGGGACCAGCAATGAATTATCCAGAACATCCTTATGAAAATCAAATG GCCTCTCATTGTCAGACTGCTGGTTACCCCACGTACCAGTCTTCATCACCATATCGACCTCATCCTGTCTCTCCACCTGCACATGCTCATCAGTACAATAGTCCTGCTGCTCATCAGATGCACTCTGGGGTTCCTTATGGTGCTACACCACAGATGTCACTATATGGAGTAGCTCAGAGCCCTTATGGACACATGGGTCAAGACATGTATTCAAGTCGTCATTCTCTTTACAGCAGCAGTAGTACTCGAAGCATGCAGCAGGCAAAGTCGGCTTGGGGAGATTCTGGTACTGGCTCTGATATAATGCAGTCGTATGGTCGACCGACAAAGTCAGCCTGGGGAGACTCGAGTACTGGTCCAGAGATAATGCAGTCATACAGTCGACCAACAAAGTCGGCTTGGGGAGATGCAAGTACTGGGCCTGACATAATGCAGCCATACAGTCGACCAGCCTCTCAACCTCCTGTCATGACCACTCCTCCACATATGCCACCACCTCCAATGAGGTCTTCCCCACATGCAACTATTAATAGCACTGGACCGCCTCTTCCTCCTCCTCACTTTAGACAGATACATGTAGGGTCTTCTAGCCCTTCCTCACACCCTTGGCACCAGTCACAGATACCCAGTCCTGGGGTGCTTCCATCCCCTAGAACCACTCCCTCACCTCTACCAGCTCATTCACGTTCTCCTGGACATGGTCAACCCTTCTCTCCACCTCCTGCTGCTCCTTCTCCTCATCATGCAGCTACACATCCACAACCTCAAAAGTCAACTCCTTCCCCTCCAATAGTGGTGTGTTCCACTCCAAATCAGCAACCCTTGTGTAATAGCCCAAACAGTCAGGGGGTGAGTTCTGACCCTTTACAGTCCCTTCAGAAGATGGTGATGTTAGACAATGACTCTGTTGGGTCTCCCATCAGTAGAGCCAGCTATGATATGGCCAACAGTCAGCCCACTACCCCTGTGACCAGCAGGTCTGGTTCCTACTTTTCTTCAGTGGAGCAGTTGGCAGGATGTGAACCAGGGTCTCCTTTTCCCACGTACTACAACCTAGATCAAAACAGGCTATCCACTCCTCCTCATTTAGTGGGATCTACAGCTACCACTTCTCCCTATCGACAAGGTTCAGAAGCAACCTCTCCTGGAGCACGGAGACCACCTATTGGAAATCTCAATCAAGATGATTCCTCTTCAGGTGCCCACATTAATGGTGATTCTCAGTCAACAAGCTCTGATGGGAGTCACCCACCTGGACGTCTGTCTTGTGGCAGTTTAAATGGAAGCCAGCAGTATGATCCTCAGCATCAGGGATTTGTTGATTGTGAGACCACAGACCTTTTAGAACACAAAGGGGACTCGAGCTTGAATCGTAAAGAAAATGGATTTAGTGCTACAGAGGCAACTTTTACTACAGAGGatcaacattttgaaaatagAGAATGTAGTAAAGGCATAGATTCAGACTCAGTAACTCTGGGACCTCAGGATGATGTGAATGAGAAACCACTAGAACTATCGCATGGAagaaaaaatatgacattcagaGAGTCTGAATTTGCTAACGGAGAGCTTGAAGTTAGTGTGGATAACTTAAAACAGTCATCTTTTCTTGCTACCTGCCCAAGGTGGAATAAAACTGTTGATACTTATAACTGTCTCCCAAGAGGAAGAGGCCACTTTCATGGAAGTGGTGTTGGAATTGGTCTTCAACTAAAACGAAGTCCTAGAAGAAGAAGGAGTGCATCAGGCTCTTTGGTTAATGTTATTTCACATTATGAAAGTGATGCAATTCAAAATTCCCCTAGAAGGTCACCTGGAAGGGGTCGTGGTCGTGGCCGTCGCAGGAAATGCAGTGGTGGAGGCACTATTGATAACTTCACAAATGATAACCAGTATGGGTattatcaaaattcttttatacatGATGATAATAGACATCTAGAACCATGGCATGCCATTAGTGAACAGAATGGTCCTATATCTGTTCACCAGCCTATAAAAGCAGGATTCTTCCCTGGTACCAGCCCAGCTCCTTCTGATTCTCGTGGAGTGCAAAATTCAACAGCTCAGATCTTTTCCAACAATACACCTTCTCCTCACCTTTCAGTTACTCCTGGTGCTCTGCTTCCTCTAGGAAACTCTCTTCAGTTTCCTCCAAAGAAGAAGAGAGGCCGGCCATTTGGTAGCAAAAACAAACCCAAGCCTCCAGGTATGGAAACCAAACGAAAGCCaggaagaaagaagaaaacagaaGTTCTTCAGAGTGAAGCTGAGCAGGTTTCCAGAGGATataaaagaagatattttaacGGTCCTTACATTCACATTGATGGAACAAAGGAAATGCCTTTATCCATTTCCATTGTTAACATCCCACCAAAAGAGGATATAAAAGAAGTAAAGAATGTAAAACAACGGAGACAAGTCCTGGATAGCAATATTCGCAAGAAACTACTAGTGCACATAAGTGCTCTGTCACCAATGTATGATGCTACCACGAAGGACAAGACCTGGGTTTGCGCCCTATGCCAGCGAGGGAGCCACTCTCGAGGGTTGGGAGATCTATTTGGACCGTACTACATAAATGAAGATCAAAGACCATCCAGTGAAGAAGTTCCCTCAGTTAAACCTTTCAGTGTAATAGCGGAAGCTTGTGAAACAGACCATGAAGAAGAGCTTGAGCTAGCACTTACTGGCAGAATTGAAGGAAAACCAAAGCCAGAAGAAGAGAAAGAAGAGTTCCTTAGAGCAAacatcagtaaaaaaataaaacag TGCAAAAAACCCTGCAATGTTTCTGAGACAAGAGAAGATTCAGAACTTTCCCAACCAGACCCTGTTCATACTCCTTCTGAGGAAGAGGTGGAACGAAAGGAGTTTTGGGTGCATGAAGACTGTGCTGTCTGGTCACATGGTGTTTATTTGATGGGGCAAAAAATTCATGGGCTTGCTGGAGCTATTGAAGAAGCATCTGAAACT GTTTGTTCGCTCTGTCAGATGGTTGGAGCAACAATAGGATGTTTAAACAAAGGATGTCCAGAACAGTACCATTACATTTGTGCCACTGAAACAG GTTGTGAGTTGGATGAAGGCAACTATTCTTTATTCTGTCCTAAACACAAG aacaaaactgaaatgCCAGGAGAAAGTTAA
- the LOC143239599 gene encoding uncharacterized protein LOC143239599 isoform X5 yields MGICTNFRIENFLGTMGPAMNYPEHPYENQMASHCQTAGYPTYQSSSPYRPHPVSPPAHAHQYNSPAAHQMHSGVPYGATPQMSLYGVAQSPYGHMGQDMYSSRHSLYSSSSTRSMQQAKSAWGDSGTGSDIMQSYGRPTKSAWGDSSTGPEIMQSYSRPTKSAWGDASTGPDIMQPYSRPASQPPVMTTPPHMPPPPMRSSPHATINSTGPPLPPPHFRQIHVGSSSPSSHPWHQSQIPSPGVLPSPRTTPSPLPAHSRSPGHGQPFSPPPAAPSPHHAATHPQPQKSTPSPPIVVCSTPNQQPLCNSPNSQGVSSDPLQSLQKMVMLDNDSVGSPISRASYDMANSQPTTPVTSRSGSYFSSVEQLAGCEPGSPFPTYYNLDQNRLSTPPHLVGSTATTSPYRQGSEATSPGARRPPIGNLNQDDSSSGAHINGDSQSTSSDGSHPPGRLSCGSLNGSQQYDPQHQGFVDCETTDLLEHKGDSSLNRKENGFSATEATFTTEDQHFENRECSKGIDSDSVTLGPQDDVNEKPLELSHGRKNMTFRESEFANGELEVSVDNLKQSSFLATCPRWNKTVDTYNCLPRGRGHFHGSGVGIGLQLKRSPRRRRSASGSLVNVISHYESDAIQNSPRRSPGRGRGRGRRRKCSGGGTIDNFTNDNQYGYYQNSFIHDDNRHLEPWHAISEQNGPISVHQPIKAGFFPGTSPAPSDSRGVQNSTAQIFSNNTPSPHLSVTPGALLPLGNSLQFPPKKKRGRPFGSKNKPKPPGMETKRKPGRKKKTEVLQSEAEQVSRGYKRRYFNGPYIHIDGTKEMPLSISIVNIPPKEDIKEVKNVKQRRQVLDSNIRKKLLVHISALSPMYDATTKDKTWVCALCQRGSHSRGLGDLFGPYYINEDQRPSSEEVPSVKPFSVIAEACETDHEEELELALTGRIEGKPKPEEEKEEFLRANISKKIKQCKKPCNVSETREDSELSQPDPVHTPSEEEVERKEFWVHEDCAVWSHGVYLMGQKIHGLAGAIEEASETVCSLCQMVGATIGCLNKGCPEQYHYICATETGCELDEGNYSLFCPKHKNKTEMPGES; encoded by the exons GTACGATGGGACCAGCAATGAATTATCCAGAACATCCTTATGAAAATCAAATG GCCTCTCATTGTCAGACTGCTGGTTACCCCACGTACCAGTCTTCATCACCATATCGACCTCATCCTGTCTCTCCACCTGCACATGCTCATCAGTACAATAGTCCTGCTGCTCATCAGATGCACTCTGGGGTTCCTTATGGTGCTACACCACAGATGTCACTATATGGAGTAGCTCAGAGCCCTTATGGACACATGGGTCAAGACATGTATTCAAGTCGTCATTCTCTTTACAGCAGCAGTAGTACTCGAAGCATGCAGCAGGCAAAGTCGGCTTGGGGAGATTCTGGTACTGGCTCTGATATAATGCAGTCGTATGGTCGACCGACAAAGTCAGCCTGGGGAGACTCGAGTACTGGTCCAGAGATAATGCAGTCATACAGTCGACCAACAAAGTCGGCTTGGGGAGATGCAAGTACTGGGCCTGACATAATGCAGCCATACAGTCGACCAGCCTCTCAACCTCCTGTCATGACCACTCCTCCACATATGCCACCACCTCCAATGAGGTCTTCCCCACATGCAACTATTAATAGCACTGGACCGCCTCTTCCTCCTCCTCACTTTAGACAGATACATGTAGGGTCTTCTAGCCCTTCCTCACACCCTTGGCACCAGTCACAGATACCCAGTCCTGGGGTGCTTCCATCCCCTAGAACCACTCCCTCACCTCTACCAGCTCATTCACGTTCTCCTGGACATGGTCAACCCTTCTCTCCACCTCCTGCTGCTCCTTCTCCTCATCATGCAGCTACACATCCACAACCTCAAAAGTCAACTCCTTCCCCTCCAATAGTGGTGTGTTCCACTCCAAATCAGCAACCCTTGTGTAATAGCCCAAACAGTCAGGGGGTGAGTTCTGACCCTTTACAGTCCCTTCAGAAGATGGTGATGTTAGACAATGACTCTGTTGGGTCTCCCATCAGTAGAGCCAGCTATGATATGGCCAACAGTCAGCCCACTACCCCTGTGACCAGCAGGTCTGGTTCCTACTTTTCTTCAGTGGAGCAGTTGGCAGGATGTGAACCAGGGTCTCCTTTTCCCACGTACTACAACCTAGATCAAAACAGGCTATCCACTCCTCCTCATTTAGTGGGATCTACAGCTACCACTTCTCCCTATCGACAAGGTTCAGAAGCAACCTCTCCTGGAGCACGGAGACCACCTATTGGAAATCTCAATCAAGATGATTCCTCTTCAGGTGCCCACATTAATGGTGATTCTCAGTCAACAAGCTCTGATGGGAGTCACCCACCTGGACGTCTGTCTTGTGGCAGTTTAAATGGAAGCCAGCAGTATGATCCTCAGCATCAGGGATTTGTTGATTGTGAGACCACAGACCTTTTAGAACACAAAGGGGACTCGAGCTTGAATCGTAAAGAAAATGGATTTAGTGCTACAGAGGCAACTTTTACTACAGAGGatcaacattttgaaaatagAGAATGTAGTAAAGGCATAGATTCAGACTCAGTAACTCTGGGACCTCAGGATGATGTGAATGAGAAACCACTAGAACTATCGCATGGAagaaaaaatatgacattcagaGAGTCTGAATTTGCTAACGGAGAGCTTGAAGTTAGTGTGGATAACTTAAAACAGTCATCTTTTCTTGCTACCTGCCCAAGGTGGAATAAAACTGTTGATACTTATAACTGTCTCCCAAGAGGAAGAGGCCACTTTCATGGAAGTGGTGTTGGAATTGGTCTTCAACTAAAACGAAGTCCTAGAAGAAGAAGGAGTGCATCAGGCTCTTTGGTTAATGTTATTTCACATTATGAAAGTGATGCAATTCAAAATTCCCCTAGAAGGTCACCTGGAAGGGGTCGTGGTCGTGGCCGTCGCAGGAAATGCAGTGGTGGAGGCACTATTGATAACTTCACAAATGATAACCAGTATGGGTattatcaaaattcttttatacatGATGATAATAGACATCTAGAACCATGGCATGCCATTAGTGAACAGAATGGTCCTATATCTGTTCACCAGCCTATAAAAGCAGGATTCTTCCCTGGTACCAGCCCAGCTCCTTCTGATTCTCGTGGAGTGCAAAATTCAACAGCTCAGATCTTTTCCAACAATACACCTTCTCCTCACCTTTCAGTTACTCCTGGTGCTCTGCTTCCTCTAGGAAACTCTCTTCAGTTTCCTCCAAAGAAGAAGAGAGGCCGGCCATTTGGTAGCAAAAACAAACCCAAGCCTCCAGGTATGGAAACCAAACGAAAGCCaggaagaaagaagaaaacagaaGTTCTTCAGAGTGAAGCTGAGCAGGTTTCCAGAGGATataaaagaagatattttaacGGTCCTTACATTCACATTGATGGAACAAAGGAAATGCCTTTATCCATTTCCATTGTTAACATCCCACCAAAAGAGGATATAAAAGAAGTAAAGAATGTAAAACAACGGAGACAAGTCCTGGATAGCAATATTCGCAAGAAACTACTAGTGCACATAAGTGCTCTGTCACCAATGTATGATGCTACCACGAAGGACAAGACCTGGGTTTGCGCCCTATGCCAGCGAGGGAGCCACTCTCGAGGGTTGGGAGATCTATTTGGACCGTACTACATAAATGAAGATCAAAGACCATCCAGTGAAGAAGTTCCCTCAGTTAAACCTTTCAGTGTAATAGCGGAAGCTTGTGAAACAGACCATGAAGAAGAGCTTGAGCTAGCACTTACTGGCAGAATTGAAGGAAAACCAAAGCCAGAAGAAGAGAAAGAAGAGTTCCTTAGAGCAAacatcagtaaaaaaataaaacag TGCAAAAAACCCTGCAATGTTTCTGAGACAAGAGAAGATTCAGAACTTTCCCAACCAGACCCTGTTCATACTCCTTCTGAGGAAGAGGTGGAACGAAAGGAGTTTTGGGTGCATGAAGACTGTGCTGTCTGGTCACATGGTGTTTATTTGATGGGGCAAAAAATTCATGGGCTTGCTGGAGCTATTGAAGAAGCATCTGAAACT GTTTGTTCGCTCTGTCAGATGGTTGGAGCAACAATAGGATGTTTAAACAAAGGATGTCCAGAACAGTACCATTACATTTGTGCCACTGAAACAG GTTGTGAGTTGGATGAAGGCAACTATTCTTTATTCTGTCCTAAACACAAG aacaaaactgaaatgCCAGGAGAAAGTTAA
- the LOC143239599 gene encoding uncharacterized protein LOC143239599 isoform X6, which translates to MQSPGPSYQSTMGPAMNYPEHPYENQMASHCQTAGYPTYQSSSPYRPHPVSPPAHAHQYNSPAAHQMHSGVPYGATPQMSLYGVAQSPYGHMGQDMYSSRHSLYSSSSTRSMQQAKSAWGDSGTGSDIMQSYGRPTKSAWGDSSTGPEIMQSYSRPTKSAWGDASTGPDIMQPYSRPASQPPVMTTPPHMPPPPMRSSPHATINSTGPPLPPPHFRQIHVGSSSPSSHPWHQSQIPSPGVLPSPRTTPSPLPAHSRSPGHGQPFSPPPAAPSPHHAATHPQPQKSTPSPPIVVCSTPNQQPLCNSPNSQGVSSDPLQSLQKMVMLDNDSVGSPISRASYDMANSQPTTPVTSRSGSYFSSVEQLAGCEPGSPFPTYYNLDQNRLSTPPHLVGSTATTSPYRQGSEATSPGARRPPIGNLNQDDSSSGAHINGDSQSTSSDGSHPPGRLSCGSLNGSQQYDPQHQGFVDCETTDLLEHKGDSSLNRKENGFSATEATFTTEDQHFENRECSKGIDSDSVTLGPQDDVNEKPLELSHGRKNMTFRESEFANGELEVSVDNLKQSSFLATCPRWNKTVDTYNCLPRGRGHFHGSGVGIGLQLKRSPRRRRSASGSLVNVISHYESDAIQNSPRRSPGRGRGRGRRRKCSGGGTIDNFTNDNQYGYYQNSFIHDDNRHLEPWHAISEQNGPISVHQPIKAGFFPGTSPAPSDSRGVQNSTAQIFSNNTPSPHLSVTPGALLPLGNSLQFPPKKKRGRPFGSKNKPKPPGMETKRKPGRKKKTEVLQSEAEQVSRGYKRRYFNGPYIHIDGTKEMPLSISIVNIPPKEDIKEVKNVKQRRQVLDSNIRKKLLVHISALSPMYDATTKDKTWVCALCQRGSHSRGLGDLFGPYYINEDQRPSSEEVPSVKPFSVIAEACETDHEEELELALTGRIEGKPKPEEEKEEFLRANISKKIKQCKKPCNVSETREDSELSQPDPVHTPSEEEVERKEFWVHEDCAVWSHGVYLMGQKIHGLAGAIEEASETVCSLCQMVGATIGCLNKGCPEQYHYICATETGCELDEGNYSLFCPKHKNKTEMPGES; encoded by the exons GTACGATGGGACCAGCAATGAATTATCCAGAACATCCTTATGAAAATCAAATG GCCTCTCATTGTCAGACTGCTGGTTACCCCACGTACCAGTCTTCATCACCATATCGACCTCATCCTGTCTCTCCACCTGCACATGCTCATCAGTACAATAGTCCTGCTGCTCATCAGATGCACTCTGGGGTTCCTTATGGTGCTACACCACAGATGTCACTATATGGAGTAGCTCAGAGCCCTTATGGACACATGGGTCAAGACATGTATTCAAGTCGTCATTCTCTTTACAGCAGCAGTAGTACTCGAAGCATGCAGCAGGCAAAGTCGGCTTGGGGAGATTCTGGTACTGGCTCTGATATAATGCAGTCGTATGGTCGACCGACAAAGTCAGCCTGGGGAGACTCGAGTACTGGTCCAGAGATAATGCAGTCATACAGTCGACCAACAAAGTCGGCTTGGGGAGATGCAAGTACTGGGCCTGACATAATGCAGCCATACAGTCGACCAGCCTCTCAACCTCCTGTCATGACCACTCCTCCACATATGCCACCACCTCCAATGAGGTCTTCCCCACATGCAACTATTAATAGCACTGGACCGCCTCTTCCTCCTCCTCACTTTAGACAGATACATGTAGGGTCTTCTAGCCCTTCCTCACACCCTTGGCACCAGTCACAGATACCCAGTCCTGGGGTGCTTCCATCCCCTAGAACCACTCCCTCACCTCTACCAGCTCATTCACGTTCTCCTGGACATGGTCAACCCTTCTCTCCACCTCCTGCTGCTCCTTCTCCTCATCATGCAGCTACACATCCACAACCTCAAAAGTCAACTCCTTCCCCTCCAATAGTGGTGTGTTCCACTCCAAATCAGCAACCCTTGTGTAATAGCCCAAACAGTCAGGGGGTGAGTTCTGACCCTTTACAGTCCCTTCAGAAGATGGTGATGTTAGACAATGACTCTGTTGGGTCTCCCATCAGTAGAGCCAGCTATGATATGGCCAACAGTCAGCCCACTACCCCTGTGACCAGCAGGTCTGGTTCCTACTTTTCTTCAGTGGAGCAGTTGGCAGGATGTGAACCAGGGTCTCCTTTTCCCACGTACTACAACCTAGATCAAAACAGGCTATCCACTCCTCCTCATTTAGTGGGATCTACAGCTACCACTTCTCCCTATCGACAAGGTTCAGAAGCAACCTCTCCTGGAGCACGGAGACCACCTATTGGAAATCTCAATCAAGATGATTCCTCTTCAGGTGCCCACATTAATGGTGATTCTCAGTCAACAAGCTCTGATGGGAGTCACCCACCTGGACGTCTGTCTTGTGGCAGTTTAAATGGAAGCCAGCAGTATGATCCTCAGCATCAGGGATTTGTTGATTGTGAGACCACAGACCTTTTAGAACACAAAGGGGACTCGAGCTTGAATCGTAAAGAAAATGGATTTAGTGCTACAGAGGCAACTTTTACTACAGAGGatcaacattttgaaaatagAGAATGTAGTAAAGGCATAGATTCAGACTCAGTAACTCTGGGACCTCAGGATGATGTGAATGAGAAACCACTAGAACTATCGCATGGAagaaaaaatatgacattcagaGAGTCTGAATTTGCTAACGGAGAGCTTGAAGTTAGTGTGGATAACTTAAAACAGTCATCTTTTCTTGCTACCTGCCCAAGGTGGAATAAAACTGTTGATACTTATAACTGTCTCCCAAGAGGAAGAGGCCACTTTCATGGAAGTGGTGTTGGAATTGGTCTTCAACTAAAACGAAGTCCTAGAAGAAGAAGGAGTGCATCAGGCTCTTTGGTTAATGTTATTTCACATTATGAAAGTGATGCAATTCAAAATTCCCCTAGAAGGTCACCTGGAAGGGGTCGTGGTCGTGGCCGTCGCAGGAAATGCAGTGGTGGAGGCACTATTGATAACTTCACAAATGATAACCAGTATGGGTattatcaaaattcttttatacatGATGATAATAGACATCTAGAACCATGGCATGCCATTAGTGAACAGAATGGTCCTATATCTGTTCACCAGCCTATAAAAGCAGGATTCTTCCCTGGTACCAGCCCAGCTCCTTCTGATTCTCGTGGAGTGCAAAATTCAACAGCTCAGATCTTTTCCAACAATACACCTTCTCCTCACCTTTCAGTTACTCCTGGTGCTCTGCTTCCTCTAGGAAACTCTCTTCAGTTTCCTCCAAAGAAGAAGAGAGGCCGGCCATTTGGTAGCAAAAACAAACCCAAGCCTCCAGGTATGGAAACCAAACGAAAGCCaggaagaaagaagaaaacagaaGTTCTTCAGAGTGAAGCTGAGCAGGTTTCCAGAGGATataaaagaagatattttaacGGTCCTTACATTCACATTGATGGAACAAAGGAAATGCCTTTATCCATTTCCATTGTTAACATCCCACCAAAAGAGGATATAAAAGAAGTAAAGAATGTAAAACAACGGAGACAAGTCCTGGATAGCAATATTCGCAAGAAACTACTAGTGCACATAAGTGCTCTGTCACCAATGTATGATGCTACCACGAAGGACAAGACCTGGGTTTGCGCCCTATGCCAGCGAGGGAGCCACTCTCGAGGGTTGGGAGATCTATTTGGACCGTACTACATAAATGAAGATCAAAGACCATCCAGTGAAGAAGTTCCCTCAGTTAAACCTTTCAGTGTAATAGCGGAAGCTTGTGAAACAGACCATGAAGAAGAGCTTGAGCTAGCACTTACTGGCAGAATTGAAGGAAAACCAAAGCCAGAAGAAGAGAAAGAAGAGTTCCTTAGAGCAAacatcagtaaaaaaataaaacag TGCAAAAAACCCTGCAATGTTTCTGAGACAAGAGAAGATTCAGAACTTTCCCAACCAGACCCTGTTCATACTCCTTCTGAGGAAGAGGTGGAACGAAAGGAGTTTTGGGTGCATGAAGACTGTGCTGTCTGGTCACATGGTGTTTATTTGATGGGGCAAAAAATTCATGGGCTTGCTGGAGCTATTGAAGAAGCATCTGAAACT GTTTGTTCGCTCTGTCAGATGGTTGGAGCAACAATAGGATGTTTAAACAAAGGATGTCCAGAACAGTACCATTACATTTGTGCCACTGAAACAG GTTGTGAGTTGGATGAAGGCAACTATTCTTTATTCTGTCCTAAACACAAG aacaaaactgaaatgCCAGGAGAAAGTTAA